The Deltaproteobacteria bacterium genome contains a region encoding:
- a CDS encoding CDP-alcohol phosphatidyltransferase family protein: MNIPNLLTLLRILLVPVTVIFLMQGAFTKALVVLAISGITDALDGFLARVLKQQTVLGSYLDPIADKALLASCFVTLSIKGIIPGWVTVIIISRDFIILVGIAILSIMSIPYEIRPSFISKVTTALQLFTLLFFLVFRILPGLIDFIWLLVLQWLTVIFTIISGLNYMFRAVKLNTNQA; encoded by the coding sequence ACTTCTTGTCCCTGTTACGGTGATCTTTCTCATGCAGGGTGCTTTTACAAAGGCACTCGTTGTTTTGGCTATTTCGGGGATCACTGATGCCCTTGATGGTTTCCTTGCCCGCGTATTAAAGCAACAAACCGTGCTTGGTTCATATTTGGATCCCATAGCGGATAAGGCCCTCCTTGCGAGTTGTTTTGTGACACTTTCTATAAAAGGTATAATTCCGGGATGGGTCACGGTCATTATAATCAGCCGGGATTTTATCATCCTCGTCGGCATTGCCATCCTCTCAATCATGTCGATTCCGTATGAGATCCGTCCGTCATTTATCAGCAAGGTAACAACGGCTTTGCAATTATTCACTCTATTGTTTTTCCTTGTATTTCGCATTCTGCCGGGATTGATTGATTTTATATGGCTCTTGGTTTTACAATGGCTCACAGTAATTTTTACCATAATTTCCGGGCTGAATTACATGTTCAGGGCGGTTAAATTAAATACTAACCAGGCATAG